Proteins encoded by one window of Candidatus Nitrosocosmicus hydrocola:
- a CDS encoding 4Fe-4S dicluster domain-containing protein, with protein sequence MPIAILPDVDEQRCIGCALCVEICTALGPDVLRVKPVEGWKRGKAFVFYPERCISDGACVGVCPTHAIFWMRPLEYTAGQPVPLHKNGVFNKGWEEG encoded by the coding sequence ATGCCAATTGCTATACTTCCAGATGTTGATGAACAAAGATGCATTGGGTGTGCACTTTGTGTAGAAATTTGTACCGCATTAGGTCCGGATGTACTTCGTGTTAAACCTGTTGAAGGTTGGAAAAGAGGCAAAGCATTTGTCTTTTATCCAGAAAGATGTATCTCAGACGGTGCATGTGTAGGTGTTTGTCCAACTCATGCTATATTTTGGATGAGACCATTAGAATATACTGCAGGCCAACCAGTTCCGTTACATAAAAACGGTGTATTTAATAAAGGCTGGGAAGAAGGCTAA
- a CDS encoding phosphomannomutase — translation MKISISGIRGIFNEDLGIQEISRFSRIFGSYLKDNFAGTNCVIARDSRPSGELIAEVVTGSLLEQGIDVYDLGVAPTPILFREARKYTGGLMITASHNPLPWNGLKLLINGRGLFESDLERLLETKIHEHSQIGHNFKIDPHYMTDILNLFHPPNQSNVDFKVGIDFGGGAACNYTDRLLNSYHVKYLGINDRMGFSSRGPDPTSDPLVDLCNLVKINKLNFGFAFDIDGDRLVVVNSDGVQLNPDLTLLFCVANVINNNGFKKFTISLDTSLAIEKYVRDHGGKIYFSKVGESNVLRRMIETQSESGGEGSSGGFIMPSFTSCRDGLLASVIISSLTQDLIKECITISSDFRQIRTKYPINAKTDNKVLFEKILSALKSYSTDIIYTDGLKFIIDDKSWIIVRISNTEHVLRISFESTTEKVDSLFKTFYDKIVEVYEKI, via the coding sequence GTGAAGATATCTATCTCAGGAATAAGAGGTATTTTTAATGAAGACCTTGGCATACAGGAGATATCTCGTTTTTCCAGGATTTTCGGTTCATATTTAAAGGATAACTTTGCTGGAACAAACTGTGTAATTGCAAGAGATAGTAGACCATCTGGCGAGCTGATTGCGGAAGTTGTTACTGGATCCCTTTTGGAACAGGGGATTGATGTATACGACTTGGGCGTAGCCCCAACCCCTATATTATTTAGGGAAGCTAGAAAATATACTGGGGGTTTAATGATTACCGCATCTCATAATCCTTTGCCCTGGAATGGGTTAAAGCTGCTTATCAATGGTAGGGGTTTATTTGAGTCAGATTTAGAACGGTTATTAGAAACCAAAATTCATGAACATTCTCAAATAGGACACAATTTCAAGATCGATCCCCATTACATGACGGACATATTGAATCTTTTTCATCCTCCTAATCAATCCAATGTGGATTTTAAAGTTGGAATCGATTTTGGAGGAGGAGCGGCTTGCAATTATACTGACCGTTTGCTTAATTCATATCATGTAAAATATCTTGGGATAAACGATAGGATGGGATTCTCTTCTCGAGGTCCTGATCCCACATCTGATCCATTAGTTGATCTCTGCAATTTGGTTAAAATAAATAAGCTGAATTTTGGCTTTGCATTTGATATAGACGGTGACAGATTGGTGGTAGTCAACAGCGATGGAGTTCAACTCAATCCTGATTTAACTCTCTTATTTTGTGTTGCAAACGTCATTAATAATAATGGGTTTAAGAAATTTACAATTAGCCTGGATACCAGTCTAGCTATTGAAAAGTATGTAAGAGACCATGGCGGTAAAATTTACTTCTCTAAAGTAGGTGAATCAAATGTCCTACGACGGATGATTGAAACGCAATCTGAATCAGGCGGAGAAGGAAGCAGCGGAGGTTTTATTATGCCGAGTTTCACCTCATGCAGAGATGGCTTGCTAGCTAGTGTAATCATTAGTTCTTTAACTCAAGATTTGATTAAAGAGTGCATTACAATTTCATCAGATTTTAGACAAATACGAACCAAATATCCCATAAATGCAAAAACTGACAATAAGGTGTTATTTGAAAAAATATTATCTGCACTAAAATCTTATTCTACTGATATAATATACACTGATGGTTTAAAATTTATTATTGATGATAAATCGTGGATCATAGTACGCATCTCAAATACTGAGCATGTACTTAGGATATCGTTCGAATCTACCACAGAAAAAGTGGATTCACTCTTTAAGACGTTCTATGACAAAATAGTTGAAGTTTATGAAAAAATTTAG
- a CDS encoding 30S ribosomal protein S11, producing MSQEEITQYKWGVAHIFSSYNNTLVHITDISGAETISISSGGRHVTADRYESSPYAAMKSAVSAADAAKTKGINALHIRVRAVGGVGPRIPGPGAQAAIRALARAGFRIGRIDDVTPVPHDTTRKPGGRRGRRV from the coding sequence ATGTCACAAGAGGAAATTACTCAATATAAATGGGGGGTAGCCCATATTTTTAGTAGTTATAATAATACTTTGGTCCATATTACTGATATAAGCGGTGCAGAGACTATTTCTATTAGTTCTGGAGGTCGTCATGTAACAGCAGATCGCTATGAATCATCTCCATACGCAGCAATGAAATCTGCTGTATCTGCTGCTGATGCCGCCAAAACGAAGGGCATTAATGCACTTCATATAAGAGTTAGGGCAGTTGGTGGTGTTGGTCCAAGAATTCCTGGCCCAGGTGCACAAGCTGCTATACGAGCACTTGCAAGGGCAGGATTTAGAATTGGAAGAATTGACGACGTAACACCTGTTCCACATGATACGACTAGAAAACCTGGCGGTCGCCGAGGCAGAAGAGTATAA
- the thiL gene encoding thiamine-phosphate kinase, which yields MKKFSEKQILNLIISRFGFQNIEPYFGKDDISILPLNSLGSGLHGNTLLAVTCDMLVEHTDVPAKMTFEQIARKSMVSSVSDLVSKGVKPRFALISLGLPKTIKNNEISKLLDGFTLSSKDFEIDIIGGDINESKEIIIDCCMFGSLSSKVNVPRRNGAQVGDFVIVSGIFGYTSPGLKILINNLPSPDNHFKTKSIDSVLNPAPSYKFGLLLAHYFSSSTDSSDGLAAALNQISSESNVNLLIDEKNIPVPSQLRQFSSINALDYFDLIFYGGEEYHMVGTISEKNLMKVSKILKNQQLDIFIIGKVVRGDGQVFILKNNGNTKVIENRGFTHLA from the coding sequence ATGAAAAAATTTAGTGAGAAACAAATATTAAATTTAATAATATCACGATTTGGATTTCAAAATATAGAACCTTACTTTGGTAAGGATGACATATCTATCTTGCCTCTGAACTCTCTTGGTAGCGGACTTCATGGGAATACGTTGTTGGCTGTTACATGTGATATGCTAGTTGAACATACTGATGTTCCGGCAAAAATGACATTTGAACAAATTGCCAGAAAATCAATGGTTTCTAGTGTAAGCGACTTGGTATCAAAGGGTGTAAAGCCAAGATTCGCTTTAATTTCTTTAGGATTACCTAAAACAATAAAAAATAATGAAATTTCCAAATTGCTTGATGGGTTCACACTTTCTTCAAAGGATTTTGAAATTGATATTATAGGCGGTGACATTAATGAATCTAAAGAAATCATAATTGATTGCTGCATGTTTGGATCACTGTCGTCGAAAGTGAATGTCCCAAGAAGAAATGGCGCACAGGTAGGAGATTTTGTTATTGTTTCAGGAATTTTCGGATACACTTCTCCGGGTCTAAAGATATTGATTAATAATTTACCAAGTCCTGATAACCATTTTAAGACGAAATCGATTGACTCTGTATTAAATCCTGCTCCATCGTACAAATTTGGACTTCTTCTTGCTCATTACTTTTCTTCCTCTACTGATTCTAGCGATGGTCTTGCCGCAGCTTTGAATCAGATATCTAGCGAAAGTAACGTAAATCTATTGATAGATGAGAAAAATATACCTGTGCCTTCTCAATTAAGACAATTCTCATCAATTAATGCTCTTGATTATTTCGATCTTATTTTTTATGGCGGTGAAGAATACCATATGGTAGGAACAATATCTGAAAAAAATTTAATGAAAGTATCTAAAATTTTGAAAAACCAACAACTAGATATTTTTATCATCGGCAAGGTAGTAAGAGGAGATGGACAAGTATTTATTCTTAAGAATAATGGAAATACAAAGGTAATTGAAAACCGTGGATTCACTCATTTAGCTTAA
- a CDS encoding FAD-binding oxidoreductase, protein MDVSDELKFSFKGEISDEAWIRDYYSVDSSNHQIYPKLVCFPKDEDDIKISLSSAIKNGLAISCRGAGTSLLGQSLSNGLVLDFTKHMNKILDLDIQSNWVNVQPGVVKGLLDKELRKHDKFLPPNPASSNYCTIGGMVSNNSSGPYGLGYGSILGYLQKVDFVYSDGRKGFAENGLCDDRFNKFLLPLFSIHDKISSMYPNVSKNSCGYRLDSIFTPTFNPQNLFAASEGTLAIFNSLKLKILDLPIFRSLYIVYFSSVQNACMYSNKILSTRPVALELLDAPVMDSSIKSITTSNNGCLLFIEYFYQNQGEIDNISKLLRNAVYSEGKIVEQAHDIDSINNLWNSRRNALNMAIKYTVGNRKPFTIFEDTAVSINHIYEYITYMLTLYNKHDLSYVIYGHLGNGNLHTRPIITDPSNSNDVLNSTQTRMLDDITKLLFQKVKEYKGTITAEHGDGISRTPYIKNVYNSFILSYFEYIKKSFDPSNILNPGKIII, encoded by the coding sequence GTGGACGTCTCAGATGAGCTGAAATTTTCATTCAAAGGCGAAATTTCAGATGAAGCATGGATTAGAGATTACTATTCTGTCGATTCAAGTAATCACCAAATTTATCCCAAACTTGTATGCTTCCCCAAGGATGAAGACGATATCAAAATATCTTTGAGCTCTGCAATCAAGAATGGACTAGCTATTTCTTGTAGAGGTGCGGGTACTAGTCTACTTGGTCAAAGTCTTTCGAATGGTCTAGTTTTAGACTTTACCAAGCATATGAACAAAATTCTAGATCTAGACATACAATCCAATTGGGTAAATGTTCAACCTGGTGTAGTTAAAGGGTTGCTGGATAAAGAGTTGCGAAAACATGACAAGTTTTTGCCACCAAATCCTGCAAGTAGTAATTATTGTACAATTGGAGGCATGGTTTCGAATAATTCATCAGGGCCATATGGATTGGGATATGGAAGTATCTTAGGATATTTACAAAAAGTAGATTTTGTTTATTCTGATGGGAGGAAAGGTTTTGCTGAAAATGGTCTTTGTGATGATAGGTTCAATAAATTTTTGCTGCCATTGTTTTCGATTCATGATAAGATATCGTCTATGTATCCCAACGTAAGCAAAAATTCATGCGGATATCGACTTGATTCTATATTTACTCCTACTTTCAATCCTCAGAATCTTTTTGCGGCATCCGAAGGAACCCTAGCCATTTTTAATTCCTTGAAACTAAAGATTCTAGATTTACCTATTTTTAGGTCACTATATATAGTATATTTTTCGAGTGTCCAGAATGCATGTATGTATTCTAACAAGATACTTTCTACAAGGCCCGTGGCATTAGAGCTATTAGATGCTCCAGTCATGGATTCATCGATTAAATCTATTACCACAAGTAATAATGGATGTCTATTATTTATTGAATACTTTTACCAAAATCAGGGAGAAATTGATAATATATCAAAACTGCTTAGAAATGCTGTTTATTCTGAAGGCAAAATAGTAGAACAAGCTCATGATATAGATTCTATAAATAATTTATGGAATTCAAGAAGAAATGCATTGAATATGGCAATCAAATATACTGTAGGAAATAGAAAGCCATTTACTATTTTCGAGGATACAGCTGTATCGATTAATCATATTTATGAATATATTACTTATATGCTAACCCTATACAATAAGCATGATCTATCATATGTTATTTATGGTCATTTAGGCAATGGAAACCTTCACACACGCCCAATAATAACCGATCCTAGCAATTCTAACGATGTATTAAATTCGACACAAACAAGGATGTTGGATGATATCACTAAATTACTGTTCCAAAAGGTGAAAGAATACAAAGGAACAATTACTGCAGAACATGGCGATGGAATATCTAGAACCCCGTACATAAAGAATGTGTATAATAGTTTTATTCTCTCTTATTTTGAATACATTAAAAAATCGTTTGATCCATCAAATATACTAAATCCTGGTAAAATAATTATTTAA
- a CDS encoding transcriptional regulator, protein MLLPSEIESKSLIPAIRAILSKKLIRDYDLKEETVAKLLGITQAAVSNYIRGTRGDLSLVAKLEDNFDVMKMINDISKDLSTNNAYSPSTMTKFIQLCNFMRYTFIICDVHHSIESNIDKRICEQCEVLLTGSRFS, encoded by the coding sequence ATGTTATTACCCTCCGAAATTGAGTCGAAGTCACTTATTCCTGCTATTCGTGCTATATTATCTAAAAAATTAATTCGCGATTATGATTTGAAGGAAGAGACGGTGGCAAAACTACTTGGAATTACCCAAGCTGCGGTTAGTAATTACATTAGGGGAACACGAGGCGATCTATCCTTGGTAGCTAAATTAGAAGATAATTTTGACGTAATGAAGATGATTAATGATATTTCCAAAGATCTTTCTACAAATAATGCTTATTCTCCAAGCACTATGACAAAATTTATTCAGTTATGCAACTTCATGAGATATACCTTTATCATCTGCGACGTTCATCATAGCATAGAATCCAACATAGACAAACGAATTTGTGAACAATGTGAAGTTTTGCTTACCGGCTCACGATTTTCTTAG
- a CDS encoding nitrite/sulfite reductase: MIRIKVPGGDISPSQLEKIANLSESFSIGSAHVSTRQNIQLHWVQLEDVSEVFRGLAEVGLTSREACGNTIRNVMCSHFAGVCPNEPFDTTPYAKAIARFFLRNPICQNLPRKFKFNFSCCPEHGYVRIADVGLVPTIRDGIRGFRVYLGGGLGAASFIGHLLEEFTPESRLLSTSIATIRLYDRLGNRENLARNRMRYLVSEIGWEKFRELLLKERILVEATISIPTRDTFEGFLKATEAASTNPSAIPISTIGKKKKLPVINSEPNDTPYGRWLHTNVVAQKQSGFYSVYISLGAGDITSSQLRVLADCIREFSLEKKARTNPQQNFLIRYIKTDQLPRVFQRLSGSGLGNPGANTIVSTVGCSGTTSCNLAITNSHRLAKEIQSKFLELNVDKDNDFADSTIKISGCPNSCGQHEVATIGFYGGASRIGTSMVPIYTMLFAGSTGEEGELGKAVMRVPAKKVLEVVLKIIDVFKKERKSGEKLNEWIHKLSTGNGTSEVKTLEDMKKILLPIIELPAFTSAPDFYKDYGTDTNFVAKTARGECAA; this comes from the coding sequence ATGATAAGAATAAAAGTTCCTGGCGGAGATATTTCGCCTAGCCAACTCGAAAAGATCGCCAATCTGTCAGAATCATTTTCAATTGGATCTGCTCATGTGTCTACTAGACAAAATATTCAATTACATTGGGTTCAATTAGAAGATGTTAGCGAAGTTTTTCGAGGTTTGGCTGAAGTTGGACTTACGTCACGAGAAGCCTGCGGTAATACTATTAGAAATGTAATGTGCAGTCATTTTGCAGGGGTGTGTCCTAATGAGCCATTTGATACCACTCCTTATGCTAAGGCAATTGCAAGATTTTTCTTACGAAATCCTATTTGTCAAAATCTTCCTAGAAAATTTAAATTCAATTTTTCATGTTGTCCCGAACATGGATATGTTCGTATTGCAGATGTCGGTTTAGTTCCGACCATTCGAGATGGAATAAGAGGTTTTCGTGTATATTTGGGAGGAGGCTTGGGTGCTGCCTCATTTATAGGTCATTTATTAGAGGAGTTCACACCAGAATCAAGACTATTGTCAACATCTATCGCTACCATTAGACTCTATGATAGACTAGGAAATAGAGAAAATCTCGCTAGAAACAGGATGCGTTACTTGGTTAGCGAAATTGGGTGGGAGAAATTTAGGGAATTATTACTAAAAGAACGTATATTGGTAGAAGCAACAATATCGATTCCTACAAGAGATACTTTTGAAGGCTTTTTGAAAGCAACTGAGGCAGCTTCAACAAATCCTTCAGCAATACCTATATCGACCATCGGTAAAAAAAAGAAATTACCAGTAATAAACTCTGAACCAAATGATACACCATATGGTCGATGGCTTCATACAAACGTGGTTGCCCAAAAACAATCTGGTTTTTATAGTGTATATATCTCATTAGGTGCTGGCGATATCACATCGAGCCAATTACGAGTTCTTGCAGATTGCATCAGAGAATTTTCATTAGAAAAGAAAGCACGTACTAATCCTCAGCAAAATTTCTTGATTAGATATATAAAAACAGATCAATTGCCCAGAGTCTTTCAAAGATTATCTGGTAGCGGATTAGGAAATCCAGGTGCAAATACAATTGTGTCTACCGTGGGTTGCTCTGGAACTACATCATGTAACCTTGCTATTACCAATTCTCATAGATTGGCTAAGGAAATTCAAAGTAAATTCTTGGAACTGAATGTCGATAAAGACAACGACTTTGCGGATTCGACTATTAAAATTAGTGGATGTCCCAATTCTTGTGGTCAACATGAGGTAGCTACAATTGGTTTTTATGGTGGGGCATCGCGCATAGGAACGTCCATGGTCCCTATCTATACAATGCTTTTTGCTGGGAGCACTGGAGAAGAAGGTGAACTAGGCAAGGCTGTAATGCGAGTTCCAGCTAAAAAGGTGTTAGAAGTCGTCCTTAAAATAATTGATGTATTTAAGAAAGAAAGAAAAAGTGGTGAGAAATTAAATGAATGGATTCACAAACTCTCAACCGGTAACGGAACTAGCGAAGTTAAGACTCTTGAAGATATGAAAAAGATACTTTTGCCAATAATTGAATTACCTGCCTTTACATCAGCTCCGGATTTCTATAAAGATTATGGAACCGACACTAATTTTGTTGCGAAAACAGCAAGAGGCGAATGTGCAGCTTGA
- a CDS encoding VOC family protein, with protein sequence MSFRKLGAVILLVSDMRRSIRFYKETLNLPLKKESDEWTEFFNKETVLALHPVKHKENLKSGQHILIGFSASDFEHTINNLKEKGVVFFKNAKDEGFGKHAIIEDPDGHLISIVKLKGNQNEEDGFDFLGLVGAE encoded by the coding sequence ATGTCATTTAGAAAATTAGGTGCTGTGATACTGTTAGTTTCAGACATGCGTAGATCTATCCGATTTTATAAAGAAACTCTGAATCTACCCCTCAAAAAAGAATCTGACGAATGGACAGAATTTTTCAATAAGGAAACAGTATTGGCCCTGCATCCTGTAAAGCATAAGGAGAATTTGAAATCCGGTCAACACATACTAATTGGATTTTCCGCAAGTGATTTTGAGCACACAATAAATAACTTAAAAGAAAAGGGCGTAGTCTTTTTCAAAAACGCTAAAGATGAAGGTTTTGGAAAACATGCAATAATCGAAGATCCTGATGGTCATCTAATTTCAATTGTAAAGTTAAAAGGCAACCAAAATGAAGAAGATGGATTTGATTTTCTTGGATTAGTAGGTGCAGAATAA
- a CDS encoding RNA-binding domain-containing protein, whose product MENNHVEITVTTPVNLTEDKQKVIFALNNLFPKSELNEKKNTISIKGDSFKILEKLKEKIRSKKSLAVLKRIIYNNYHMENTWFFVNKQAAFADVVAIVENEDESPLGPIKISINGCTLELVNKWFES is encoded by the coding sequence ATGGAAAATAATCATGTTGAAATTACGGTTACAACCCCAGTGAATTTGACTGAAGATAAACAAAAGGTAATTTTTGCGCTCAATAATCTTTTTCCTAAATCAGAATTGAATGAAAAGAAGAATACTATATCAATAAAAGGAGATAGTTTCAAAATTTTGGAAAAACTTAAGGAAAAAATAAGATCCAAAAAATCATTAGCTGTGTTAAAAAGAATTATTTATAATAATTACCACATGGAGAATACATGGTTCTTTGTAAACAAACAGGCGGCCTTTGCAGATGTAGTGGCAATAGTAGAAAATGAAGATGAATCTCCATTAGGACCAATAAAAATATCCATAAATGGATGCACTCTAGAACTGGTTAATAAATGGTTCGAAAGTTGA
- the map gene encoding type II methionyl aminopeptidase — translation MSLENYTRAGRIASIVRENTRKRNHIGRTLDEICNSIEKEIIDNGGLPAFPVNISINEIAAHYTAEPNDQIVIKDTDVVKIDLGVHINGYVADTAVTISYDPKYDQLIKIVELSLSEAIKIARHNTKSSEIGKTIENTITHNGLKPIQNLSGHSLDQYIIHAGKSIPNIKTYGSSFSLSSNQAYAIEPFVTTNDGLGIVYEGKIRNIFSLISRKPTKDKEADEFILYLWNRFKTLPFALRWLVNDFAEATARNTLDYLIKKKNVRAYPILVEGNNKVVSQAEHTVFISENLSYIITK, via the coding sequence ATGTCTCTAGAGAATTACACCCGTGCAGGTCGTATAGCCTCCATAGTTCGGGAAAATACTCGAAAAAGAAACCATATTGGCAGAACTCTTGATGAAATATGCAATTCAATTGAAAAAGAGATAATTGATAACGGTGGACTTCCTGCTTTTCCTGTCAATATTAGTATAAATGAAATTGCCGCTCATTATACTGCCGAACCAAACGATCAAATTGTAATAAAAGATACCGATGTCGTGAAAATAGATTTAGGTGTGCACATAAATGGCTATGTTGCAGATACTGCTGTTACTATTTCATATGATCCAAAGTATGATCAATTGATAAAAATCGTAGAATTGTCCTTATCTGAAGCTATAAAGATTGCAAGGCATAATACTAAATCAAGTGAAATTGGTAAAACAATTGAAAATACAATAACACACAATGGCCTAAAACCAATACAGAACCTAAGCGGTCATTCTCTTGACCAGTATATCATCCATGCGGGAAAATCTATACCAAACATCAAGACTTATGGATCATCATTCTCCTTATCGTCTAATCAGGCCTACGCAATAGAGCCTTTTGTTACTACTAATGATGGTTTGGGAATAGTATATGAGGGAAAGATAAGAAATATTTTTTCGTTAATATCTAGAAAACCCACTAAAGATAAAGAGGCAGACGAATTCATTTTGTATTTATGGAACAGATTTAAGACACTTCCTTTTGCATTACGGTGGCTGGTAAACGATTTTGCTGAAGCCACCGCTCGGAACACACTTGATTATCTCATCAAGAAAAAGAATGTAAGAGCATATCCGATTCTAGTTGAAGGGAACAACAAAGTCGTATCTCAAGCCGAACACACTGTTTTTATCTCTGAAAATTTAAGTTATATAATAACAAAATAA
- a CDS encoding sulfurtransferase, with the protein MNKTLKQKKNNQIKVLSKREKSKSPTSLSSLSLNNICDIDTLRTLIKKNKVRIVDVRKKDEYLKGHIKTAVSLPLAELLSNDDPESIIKILNNLGISNDTPVVIYDDTFGALASRVAWSFKFVGHSNVALLEITFDNWKKLGLEIERKSNKYPKTSHSMDIDYSIFADAEYIENAQDDKNKIIIDSRERLNFLTEHIPNSKNIPYTMLRSENSILRNPSELKRFMENRGIDLNNEIITYCGSVGTLSGLTFFALKTAGISNVKLYPKSFKEWKALGKPKTEFKDANYWDLSAE; encoded by the coding sequence TTGAATAAAACTCTCAAGCAAAAAAAAAATAATCAAATAAAGGTATTAAGCAAACGTGAAAAAAGCAAATCTCCAACATCATTATCATCACTTAGCTTGAACAATATTTGCGATATTGATACTCTAAGAACTCTCATAAAAAAAAATAAAGTTAGAATTGTAGATGTAAGAAAAAAGGATGAATATCTAAAAGGTCATATAAAAACTGCAGTTTCTTTACCACTAGCTGAATTGTTATCCAATGATGATCCAGAATCTATAATCAAAATTCTAAATAATTTGGGAATATCTAATGATACTCCTGTGGTGATATATGATGATACATTTGGCGCATTAGCTTCGAGGGTAGCATGGTCATTTAAGTTCGTAGGACATAGTAACGTTGCATTATTGGAGATAACATTTGATAATTGGAAGAAACTAGGATTAGAAATTGAAAGAAAATCAAATAAATACCCTAAAACGTCACATTCTATGGATATTGACTATTCCATATTTGCCGATGCCGAATACATAGAAAATGCTCAAGATGATAAAAACAAAATTATAATTGATTCAAGGGAAAGATTGAATTTTTTAACCGAACACATCCCAAATTCAAAGAATATTCCTTATACTATGCTACGTTCTGAAAATTCTATATTGAGAAATCCTTCTGAACTTAAACGATTCATGGAGAATAGAGGTATCGATTTAAACAATGAAATCATTACTTACTGTGGAAGCGTTGGTACATTGTCTGGATTGACTTTCTTTGCACTAAAGACCGCAGGTATTTCAAATGTAAAACTTTATCCAAAATCGTTTAAAGAATGGAAAGCACTTGGAAAACCCAAGACAGAATTCAAAGATGCAAATTATTGGGATCTGTCGGCTGAATAA
- the thpR gene encoding RNA 2',3'-cyclic phosphodiesterase — MRTFIAIDIPSEDKIVHLQHMIMKQFEFDKFNLRPTTKGNFHLTIKFLGEINDSEIKYIIKNLRGLRFEPFQIRFISAGCFPNSANPRVIWLGLDRPSTEKLNNLYNIISKLLDKINKFIDKLQNHTAEDKSAFVPHLTIFRPRQHIKTYKAFDPNLLNVSHVDEVKHIKLKKSILTPGGPIYSDLLIIDAV; from the coding sequence ATGCGAACCTTTATTGCGATAGACATTCCTAGTGAGGACAAGATAGTCCACCTTCAACATATGATTATGAAGCAATTTGAGTTTGACAAATTTAATTTAAGGCCAACAACTAAGGGTAATTTTCATCTAACGATCAAGTTTTTGGGTGAGATTAATGATTCTGAAATTAAGTATATAATTAAAAACTTGAGGGGTTTGAGGTTTGAACCATTTCAAATAAGATTTATCAGTGCAGGTTGTTTTCCAAATTCAGCTAATCCAAGAGTCATTTGGCTAGGATTAGACAGGCCGAGTACTGAAAAATTAAATAACCTTTACAATATCATATCAAAATTGCTAGATAAAATTAACAAATTCATTGACAAATTGCAAAATCATACGGCAGAAGATAAATCTGCTTTTGTCCCTCACCTTACCATTTTTCGTCCAAGACAACATATCAAAACTTACAAAGCCTTTGATCCCAACCTTCTAAATGTTTCTCATGTCGATGAAGTAAAACACATCAAACTCAAGAAAAGTATCCTTACACCTGGTGGTCCAATATATTCTGATTTATTAATTATTGATGCTGTTTAA
- a CDS encoding AAA family ATPase: protein MDGSNQFVICLTGMPGAGKSTVARFLQENGFYPIAMGDVIREKAIENNLPLDDHNLGELMKNFRKTHGNEIVAKLTVKKITDLKSIDFIVVDGIRSYDEFIILKSIGHVKLLAIHASSDIRYSHIKQRDRSDTPANHENFLQRDEREMDVGISKAIALADESISNNNITVNELREQVEQIIKKWIDEYNNKKQEDNITTP, encoded by the coding sequence TTGGATGGTTCAAATCAATTCGTTATTTGTTTAACTGGAATGCCAGGGGCAGGAAAATCAACGGTAGCTAGGTTTTTGCAGGAGAACGGATTTTACCCTATTGCTATGGGAGACGTTATAAGAGAAAAGGCAATTGAGAATAACCTGCCCCTAGATGATCATAATCTAGGCGAATTAATGAAAAATTTTAGAAAGACTCATGGAAATGAAATTGTTGCGAAGCTAACAGTCAAAAAAATTACTGATTTAAAAAGTATCGATTTCATAGTTGTAGATGGGATTAGGAGTTATGATGAATTCATCATATTGAAAAGTATAGGTCATGTAAAACTACTAGCTATACACGCCTCTTCGGATATTAGATATAGTCACATCAAACAGCGAGATAGATCTGATACGCCAGCAAATCACGAAAATTTCCTTCAAAGAGATGAACGAGAAATGGATGTTGGAATCAGCAAAGCAATAGCTTTGGCAGACGAATCAATTTCTAACAACAATATAACTGTCAATGAGCTTAGAGAGCAAGTTGAGCAGATCATAAAAAAGTGGATTGACGAATACAACAATAAAAAACAAGAAGACAACATCACTACCCCATAA